The genomic window GGTAGGAACTGGATTCTGACACGGTGGTTGTGTAGATTGAGAATTTCTATCGCGGTTAGTCATACTTGGGTGAGCTGGAAAATGAACGTCTAACGAAGGAGTTGGTTGTCGTTTCTTTCATTAGTGAGGCCCGGGTGAGTTTTAGGCTGCCGATTTAATTAAGCTTAATTCATTTCAATCACTGGtctttattgataaatataaattaaacatttgcaAAGACATTCTCATTGTATTCTCTTAATTATAGATAAAACAATTCGTtattagtacaaaaatataatataagttCGTCTCtatgaatttttaatgtttaccgATATACGTCACTAACTCTTGTAGAAATTCACAATttcgaaaaaaatattctatgcatggtacaaataaaaatgtattgaagAATTGCGAAAActgttaacaatttttttttcaatttgagaaaatgtaaataattatttgtggattttttttatcttttactgaaaaaaaaatactattataTTTTATCTACATCACACATCCGTTCGTTTTGTTTTGGTGTTGTGACTTTGTTGGAGTGCTGACTGATCGAGCAACAGACTTGTGTGAGGGAGGGTTTGTTTTTATCCCGTGCTGCTGTCTAATCTCACGTGTAATGTCGAATTGGCTCACCTCATCAGAGGCATGCCAAATATTTGTTTGTGCAAATCAAAATACATCAGGGCTCGCcggaagatattttttttttaaaacttcaatcaatctccctctctctctctctctctctctctctctctctctctctctctctctctctctctctctctggccaAGGCACGATGACGTCACTGACGTAGCTAACCCCCTTCAGTCATACTATGCTCCACTCTTTCATACCGTGCCCTGTCATTTATTATATCACATCTCTAGGGCGGCTTGCTTTCATTAAGCAGGCCAGTTTGTCTACGTGTATATACATCTATGTACATAGTGTGCTGTACTAGAAAGAATTAAGCTCTTACACTTCAATCGTTAGAAAACATTACCCGCCCTCACTCGGAATGTGCCAGATCTTTTCAAAACACATGAAACAATAATGTAAGCTTATTAAAATcctctctttgaaacaaaaataaataaatagatactATGGTAAGTTTGAGTACATTTTAATGCTAAAAAGATGAAACATAAAGTGCAGATTTAAGTCCACAGAGATTAACATTAGTACATATCACAACCTCAGAATACcttatgtttttataatacgTGTTGTAAAGTTTCTTGAAAATCTAACCATAAACAAAAGTTTTTTCagtcaatttgaatttttcgccTACCGCCACGTATGGACATTATTTAATAACTTAGGCCACCACTTACAACTGAGTGGGCTCTTGTTTTAGGTCAAATTTTTTCATTCCAAATTTTTTGTAGAACTCCAATATTGCACAGATCAATAAAAAGGTGAACAAGGATGACGTTCACCTTGACGAGAAATACAAAATGTGtagatgatacatgtacatgtaaagaacTACCTGTATATTTTCGAGATACATGTACCCAAaagtatatttaataatttttcagaTCTTGGGTATAGTTAACTTTGTACCTGATATGGTACTGTACGAATCCTATTAATGACCTTTTACGATCTTGTATCTTAAGTACCtattgtttgttttcatttcagatTCCGGGCGTGGCTGTGTGGATATAATGGACTTTGCCATGTTTTCTCAAATCGCTCAGATAACTGACCACCTGTTCCTGAGCAGCGCGGCTGCTGTCAAGACAGACAGAATCCGAAACTACGGCATTACCCACGTGATCAACCTAACCCTGGAAATCCCAAACCTAAATCTCCCCAATCTAGAATGTATCCAGATTCATATAGAAGATGCACCCCATGCAAGACTGAGTGTGTACTTTGACAGATGCGCAGACAAGATTAACGATGTGCACATGCGCGGCGGACGCACTCTAGTCCACTGTGTGGCAGGAGTAAGTCGGTCAGCCACCATTTGTATTGCGTACCTGATGAAGTACCATAGAATGTCCCTCGAACAAGCGTACTATCATTGCAAGAAGAGGAGGCCAGTGGTGCACCCCAATTGTGGATTTTGGAGCCAACTGATCGATTATGAGCGGAGGATTCTGGGAAGGAATTCGGTAAAGATGGTGTCGTCGTCTTTTGGTCCAATTCCGGAAGTTTATCAAGAAGAGGTCCGGAACATGGTATATTTCCCGACATCCCGTCGCAATCACTATCGTCCGGCCCTGCCGCCATGGAGATAATTATATAGCTTCTCAAATGCATGTTTATACGTAAATGCACGAGGTGCAGCTGATGTACACGcattaacaaataatttaatattaaaaaagggACTTGCCACAATGGATTTTGTTGACCATGGCCAGCTGACCATGGCCAGCTTGACACTTGCTTGAGCAGTATGCGCTGATTTTGACCTGTGCTTAAGCggtttatgctgttaattaccgattttgtgcagttTGTGCTATTATTAACCATTGCTTGAGCAGGATGTGCTGAAATGGCTGCCATCGTTTCCgttgtttacatatacatgtatatatcgaAGCCttattgtaaatattgtttatgaaaaatatttagtacaACACATATTTATTCCATTGGTTCCATGACATGGGCATCTGGATAAAACGTTGTCAATGAGGAGTTTTACACATTTTCTTGCTGTTGTAAATGCAGCTTTATATGCTTCTGTTATTTTACATCAagcaaaaattcaaatatttcgtGTGTCCATTGAGTATAATGTTGCCGACTCTTCAGTAGCAATAACCTCGTTTTCGATTCAGTGCAGTTTTCCCTCTTGTATTTGTTTAATACGACACTAGCTTTTCTAAAGTTGTATTGAATGGTTAGATCTTGAAATATTAAGTTCAATTGttatacaaacatgtatatcagtattatatttatcatagtgggttttttttaaagttcaagatttataaatgctttaatttatttactaatttatttataaattgaattaaacattatttttctacAGGCCTTCTTGTTAAACCATCAGTCGGTTCACCACAATCAGAtaatgtggaatcattaaaattcgtgggggccaaatTTCGTAGATTATAATTTATAgcttcgtggggacgtaatttcttTTACCTACAAAAGAAACCCTAATTTAATAATTCGTTGAGGATGTTTATTCGTGGTTGAAAAATACCCGTGAACTCCACGAAAATTGAACCACCaggaaatctaatgatttcaaTGATTGCACATTCCGCTTAATGAAAGGCAGGCTGCATTccatcgtcggatacccacgggtgatcgcgtcttttacttatcacgataagtaaaagacgcgatcacccgtgggtatccgacgatggCTGCAT from Magallana gigas chromosome 9, xbMagGiga1.1, whole genome shotgun sequence includes these protein-coding regions:
- the LOC105329983 gene encoding dual specificity protein phosphatase 14, encoding MDFAMFSQIAQITDHLFLSSAAAVKTDRIRNYGITHVINLTLEIPNLNLPNLECIQIHIEDAPHARLSVYFDRCADKINDVHMRGGRTLVHCVAGVSRSATICIAYLMKYHRMSLEQAYYHCKKRRPVVHPNCGFWSQLIDYERRILGRNSVKMVSSSFGPIPEVYQEEVRNMI